ATCTCGCGCTCTTCTTCACCACGGAACAGCTCGCTGCCGATCACCACCGCCACGTCCTGGGGTTGCGCCGGCAGCCAGCGTGACATCAGGTAGGCAGCGGTCTGCCCGGCGGTGCGGTTGTCCATGCCCACGTAGCCGATGCGCTCGCTTTGCGGCAAGTCCGTCACCAACGTCACCACCGGAATACCGGCAGCGATCAACTGCTTGACCGCCTGGTTCACCGCCGGCTCGTCCGCAGCCTTGAGCACCACGCCCTGGCTGCCGGTGTCGAGGCAGCGCAGCAGTTGGTCGTGCATGGCCTGGGGCTCGATCTCTTCGAACAGGTGGAACCTTGGCGCGATGCGAAACGGCGCCAGGCTGCCCAGTTGCGCGACGATCGCCGCCTGCACCGCCGCGCTGAAGCGTTGAGGCGTGTGCATGATCACGTCGACATGGAAGGTGCGGCCCACCGCCAGGCCGTTTTTTTCCTGGGACTCCAACTCATCCAGCGCTTGCTGGATACGTCGCGAGGTCTGCGCATGCACGCTGCCGCGCTGGTGCAGTACGCGGTCGACGGTGGCTTTACTCACACCGGCCTGGGTCGCCAGTTGCTTGATGGAGAAGTGTTTTGCGCGTTCGAGCATGGGTTTCGCCTGAGGTGTTTTTGATGTCTTTTTTGGGCGTTGCTGAGGCTTTGCAATGCTAGTCTCCGTTTTGCCCGTCGTCGAGTCGGGCGACGAAAACAACAAAAAATCCAGGAGAACTTCATGCCCCACACCGATCTCGCCACCTCGTTCAGCGGCCAATATTTTGTCGTCACCGGCAGCACCCAAGGCCTGGGCGCGGCGGTGGCCCACACCCTGGCGCAACGCGGCGCCGCCGGGCTGATCATCTGTGGCCGTCGCCGCGCCCAGGGTGAAGAGCAAGTGAGGCAACTGGCGCAACTGGATTGCCAGGCATTTTTTGTCGAAGCGGACCTTGAGAAAGTCGAGGATTGCCGCGCGATCATCGACGCGGCGCGTACCCACTTCGGCACCTTGCATGGGTTGGTGAACTGCGCCGGGATGTCGGACCGCGGCACCATCCTCGACACCTCGCCGGAGCTGTTCGAGCGGCTGTTTGCGGTGAACGTACGAGCGCCGTTTTTCCTGATGCAGGAAGCGCTCAAACTGATGATCAGCAACGGTGTGGAAGGCGCGGTGGTGAATATCCAGAGCGTCACTGGTCATGGCGGGCAGTCGTTCTTGAGTGCGTATGCAGCGTCCAAGGGTGCCCTGGCGATCCTCACCAAGAACGTCGCGTTCAGCGCCCTGCGCAACCGCATTCGGGTCAATGGCTTGAATATCGGCTGGATGGACACGCCCCACGAGGATGATATCCAGCGCCAGTACCACGGTGCCGAGGACGGTTGGCTGGCCAAGGCCGAAAGCGCGCAGCCGTTCGGGCGCCTGCTCAAGCCGCAGGAAGTGGCGCAGAGCGTGGCGTTTTTACTGTCCCGTGAGTCGGGGATGATGACCGGTTCGGTGATTGACCTGGAGCAAGGCGTAATCGGCTGCAGCGACGCCGGCAGCCCGCAACCGCATCAGGCCCTGAGCCTGCCGGGAGGTGTGTGATGTCGGCATTCGTCAGCGCCGATGCGGTGCACCTGGAAGACTTCCAGCGGCTGTGCTCGCAACAGGCCCATGCCAAGGATTATCCACTGTGCGCTGAGGTGGCCGGCAATGTGCCGATCTATCAGGC
The genomic region above belongs to Pseudomonas sp. S35 and contains:
- a CDS encoding LacI family DNA-binding transcriptional regulator, with amino-acid sequence MLERAKHFSIKQLATQAGVSKATVDRVLHQRGSVHAQTSRRIQQALDELESQEKNGLAVGRTFHVDVIMHTPQRFSAAVQAAIVAQLGSLAPFRIAPRFHLFEEIEPQAMHDQLLRCLDTGSQGVVLKAADEPAVNQAVKQLIAAGIPVVTLVTDLPQSERIGYVGMDNRTAGQTAAYLMSRWLPAQPQDVAVVIGSELFRGEEEREMGFRAWLRGRAAHLRVLDISGGYGVYDRTFERVTQALKQHPDLKAVYSVGGGNRAIVDAFAALERPLEVFIGHDLDEENRQLLREEKVAAIIDHNLQIDARHVFLHILQHHRLWKAGPIAPSQVQIVTPFNLPD
- a CDS encoding SDR family oxidoreductase; the encoded protein is MPHTDLATSFSGQYFVVTGSTQGLGAAVAHTLAQRGAAGLIICGRRRAQGEEQVRQLAQLDCQAFFVEADLEKVEDCRAIIDAARTHFGTLHGLVNCAGMSDRGTILDTSPELFERLFAVNVRAPFFLMQEALKLMISNGVEGAVVNIQSVTGHGGQSFLSAYAASKGALAILTKNVAFSALRNRIRVNGLNIGWMDTPHEDDIQRQYHGAEDGWLAKAESAQPFGRLLKPQEVAQSVAFLLSRESGMMTGSVIDLEQGVIGCSDAGSPQPHQALSLPGGV